GAATTTGGGCCCCAGCCTTCACTTCTCTTTGAACCCTGGAGCCCatcctccatttccttctctcacagGTGCCCCCATGGCGGGCTCGGAAGAGCTGGGGCTCCGGGAGGACATGCTGAGGGTCCTAGCTGCCTTCCTTAGGCGGGGTGAGGCTGTGGGGTCTCCCATTCCGACCCCACCCAGGTAAGAGGAGTTGCCCTCCTTCCTCAGGGAGCTGCATTTGGGATGGACCCCTCTCCAACTCTTGCTCCTGGACTCAGTCTGTCTCCTTCCCCACCTCTTTATATCTCATTCTACTCCTTGTCCTGGGGGTTGCAGGGAAGGTCTCTCAGTAGGAGGACAAAGGGACTGCTTGCGAAGAGCTTCTGGGATCACTCTCTGAGGTCCCCTTCCCCAGGAGCCCTGCCCAGGAGGAGCCAACAGACTTCCTGAGCCGCCTTCGAAGATGTCTTCCCTGCTCCCTGGGGCGAGGAGCCGTTCCCCCTGAGTCCCCTCGGCCTTGCTCCCTGCCACTCCGGCCCTGCTATGGTTCAGAGCCTGGTAAGACATTTCCTTCAATCATCCAAGAACTGGCATGGTCAGCAGCTTTGATTCTTAAAGTATAGTGAGGATAAGGAATTAGTTCATGATCACCCCCCGACACCCAACTGGATTGCTATCTGtcagttctgtgagctgctttaGGACAGCTTTTGGTCCCGCTCTATTATCTCTCTCTTTCCACACGTGCTTTCTTAACCCCTAAACTTTTGTAGCCACCAGTACCCCCAgtactggatttagaaaaggcagaggaaccagagatcaaattgtcaacatccattggatgatagaaaaagcaagagaattccagaaaaaatctacttctacttcattgactatgctaaaacctttgactgtgtagatcacaacaaactggaaaattcttaaagagatgggaataccagaccaccttacttgcctcctgagaaacctgtatgcaggtcaagaagcaacagttagaaccagacatggaaccacaaacttgttccaaattgggaaaggattatgtcaaggctgtatgttgtcaccctgcttatttaacttatatgcagagtacatcaggtgaaatgccaagctggatgaaactggaatcatgattgctgggagaaatatcagtaaggtCAAaagtgcagatgacactaccccttatggcagaaagtgaagagaagctaaagagcctctcagcgaaagtgaaagagaagactgaaaaagctgacttaaaactcaacattcaaaatactaagatcatggcaaatagatggggaaacaatagaaactgtgcagactttatttttctgggctccaaaatcactgcagatggtgactgcagccatgaaataaaaagacgcttgcttcttggaagaaatgctgTGACCGACCTAggccacatattaaaaagcagagacgttacgttgccaacaaaggtccatctagtcaaagctatggtttttccagtagtcatgtacagatgtgagagttggactataaagaaagctgagcattgaagaactggtgtttttgaactgtggtgttggagatgactcttgagaagagtcctttggactgcacggaggtcaaaccagtcaatcctaaaggaatcagtcctgaattttccttggaatgactgatgatgaagctaaagcttcaatactttggtcacctgatgcgaagaactgactcatttgaaaagaccctgatgctgggaaagactgaaggcgggaggagaaggggatgacagaggatgagatggttggatggcatcactgactctatggacatgagtttgagcaagctctgggagttggtgatggacagggaggcctggtgtgctgcagtccatggtatcgcaaagagttgaacacgactgactgactggactgaactgaactgtaccccCAGTAGGGAGGCAGGAGACCTGATTTACAGTCACAGTTGCCTGGCTGTTTTGGTTACATGAATCCTTTTCTCCAGTAGCAAAGTAGGAATGAAGAGGGGTGGGAATTGGACTTGATCAAGAGTGATAGGTAGGTTTTTTCTCATACATGAGCCTGGATAGACTAGTAATGGCTACTGGAGGGGCTTTGTTGAAGAGGATTTCATAGCTGGGGAGAAGAGTTCTGTGATGAGTTGCCTGAAAAGAACAAGGGATAGAATGGGATACTAAGGGTCATTGACCTGGGGTGTGCCATGTGTTTGCCTTCCCTAGATAGGATAATCTTCAAGGTCCAAACACTCTTAAGTCCAGCTTGGGGAAGAGTACAAGGGGTTTTTTAATAAGGTTTGCTCATTGGTCTTCAGTTTACCCCACTCTGAAGTAGAAATCATTGTTACCTGGCAAGATGATTGGGAGGAGAGAACACCCAAGTTCCCGATGTTGGGTCCAAAGTTCCTAAAGACTCATCATTGGCTCTTTTCATTCCAGGCCCTGCTACCCCAGATTTCTatgccctggtggcccagcggctgGAACAGCTGGTCCAAGAGCAACTGAGATCCCCACCTAGTCCAGGTGAGGTGCAGAGGGACGCTGGAGAAAGATGCAGGTAGAAGGGTCACCAGGGTTCTGCCCCCAGCCAAATTCTCTTCTGCCTCCAGAGTTACAGGGTCCCGCACCCACAGAGAAGGAAGCCCTGCTGCGAAAACTGGTGGCCTTGCTGGAAGAGGAGGCAGAAGTCATCAACCAGAA
The genomic region above belongs to Budorcas taxicolor isolate Tak-1 chromosome 18, Takin1.1, whole genome shotgun sequence and contains:
- the BCL2L12 gene encoding bcl-2-like protein 12; protein product: MAGSEELGLREDMLRVLAAFLRRGEAVGSPIPTPPRSPAQEEPTDFLSRLRRCLPCSLGRGAVPPESPRPCSLPLRPCYGSEPGPATPDFYALVAQRLEQLVQEQLRSPPSPELQGPAPTEKEALLRKLVALLEEEAEVINQKLAADPALQRKLARLSASSFSRLVELFSSREISPRPSQALPCPGPPPPSPEPLARLALAMELSRRVAGLGGTLAGLSVEHVHSFAPWIQAHGGWEGILAVSPVDLNLPLD